From Vicinamibacterales bacterium:
AGAGGTCACTTGTCCGCTGAGACTGACGGACCTCGCCGTTCAACCTAGTCTGGAGTAACAGATCGTCTGGGTTCAAACCGCGCACGAGGACTGGCCCAAGGGGACCAAAGGTGTCGGAACCCTTTGCTCGAAACCATTGGAGATCGTTGGCCTGCCAATCCCTTTCACTAACATCGTTTCCAGCCGTCACACCGAAAACATAGTCCAGTGCTTCTTCCCGGGACACGTGTTTTGCACGTCGGCCAATCACGAGCACCATCTCCCCCTCGTAGTGCACGTTTCTGGCTCCAGGGGGGAAGACGATCTCTTCGCCCGTAGCAATCAGGGACGTTGGGTATTTGGCAAACAGTCCGGGATATAACGTCGGCTCACGCTCGCCAAGATGACTCCGGTAGTTGAAGCCGACCGCAATGACTTTAGATGGTTGAACAGGAATGAGCA
This genomic window contains:
- a CDS encoding fumarylacetoacetate hydrolase family protein, which codes for MRQFIATACVSFICTASLTAQDITKYVRYAHEGAESYGVLKGREIHELRGDIFETVELTGQTVALDDARLLIPVQPSKVIAVGFNYRSHLGEREPTLYPGLFAKYPTSLIATGEEIVFPPGARNVHYEGEMVLVIGRRAKHVSREEALDYVFGVTAGNDVSERDWQANDLQWFRAKGSDTFGPLGPVLVRGLNPDDLLLQTRLNGEVRQSQRTSDLFFDSSEIVSYVSQFVTLEPGDVIYTGTPGETQGMQPGDVVEVELEGVGILRNIINSADAR